In Afipia sp. GAS231, a single window of DNA contains:
- a CDS encoding carbohydrate ABC transporter permease, with translation MSIANAAHSVVEPTPGTRRFAGSLVILYAVITMIPLVWIVLTSFKSPDDAISYPPKIIFQPSLEGYCNLVTTRSRQTPDFIQTLGPPQGLCDSIARDRNMVVAGPSNYVPRFINSLIIAFGSTVLAVALGTLSAYGFSRFRVPLKDDLLFFILSTRMMPPIAVAIPIYLMYRTIGLSDTRLGMILLYTSVNVSLAVWLLKGFIDEIPREYEEAAMIDGYTRFQAFVKVVLPQATTGIAATAIFCLIFAWNEYAFAVLLTSGNAQTAPPFIPIIIGEGGQDWPAVAAGTTLFLVPIVVFTVLLRKHLLRGITFGAVRK, from the coding sequence ATGAGCATTGCAAACGCCGCCCATTCCGTCGTCGAACCGACCCCCGGCACCAGGCGCTTTGCGGGCTCGCTCGTGATACTCTATGCGGTGATCACGATGATCCCCCTGGTCTGGATCGTGCTCACCTCGTTCAAATCGCCGGACGATGCGATTTCCTATCCACCCAAGATCATCTTCCAGCCGTCGCTGGAAGGGTATTGCAACCTTGTCACCACCCGCTCGCGGCAGACGCCGGATTTCATCCAGACGCTGGGACCGCCGCAGGGACTTTGCGACAGCATCGCGCGCGATCGCAACATGGTCGTCGCCGGACCGTCGAACTACGTGCCGCGCTTCATCAATTCGCTGATCATCGCCTTCGGCTCGACCGTGCTTGCCGTCGCGCTCGGCACGCTGTCGGCGTACGGCTTCTCGCGGTTCCGCGTGCCACTGAAGGACGATCTGCTGTTCTTTATCCTCTCGACCAGGATGATGCCGCCGATCGCGGTCGCCATCCCGATCTACCTGATGTACCGCACCATCGGGCTGTCGGATACGCGACTTGGAATGATTCTGCTCTACACGTCCGTCAACGTCTCGCTCGCCGTCTGGCTGCTAAAGGGCTTCATCGACGAGATCCCGCGCGAGTATGAGGAGGCGGCGATGATCGACGGCTACACGCGCTTTCAGGCCTTCGTGAAGGTGGTGCTGCCGCAGGCAACGACCGGGATCGCTGCAACCGCGATCTTCTGCCTGATCTTCGCCTGGAACGAATACGCCTTCGCCGTGCTCCTGACCTCCGGCAACGCGCAGACCGCGCCGCCGTTCATTCCTATCATCATCGGCGAGGGCGGCCAGGACTGGCCGGCGGTTGCCGCCGGCACCACGCTGTTCCTGGTGCCGATCGTCGTCTTCACCGTGCTTCTGCGCAAGCATCTGCTCCGCGGCATCACCTTTGGAGCTGTTCGCAAATGA
- a CDS encoding ABC transporter ATP-binding protein, whose protein sequence is MAQIRVEALDKSFGAFHAVKAASFTVEDGQFLCLLGPSGCGKTTTLRMIAGLELPTAGSIRLDGEDVTMNRASARDIAFVFQLFALYPHMNVRRNIGFPLKCEGIGTAETDRRVVEAARILRISHLLDRPVSGLAGGDRQRVALGRAIVRKPKCFLMDEPLGALDTEMREAMIRELRALHDRLGATTVYVTHDQLEAMAMADTIAVMNNGVVEQVASPRDIYDRPASLFVADFIGSPPMNFLPFRDSVATGKQAIRLGEGEVSIPTARETLAESDLVLGVRPEHIRFTDRGMVRGEVYGAEYLGTTQIVTVTTRYGALKARSPASIRFRTGESVGLDFRPDTLSIFDKASGRAIRTALHGGGLHG, encoded by the coding sequence ATGGCACAGATCAGGGTCGAGGCGCTCGACAAATCCTTTGGCGCGTTTCACGCGGTCAAGGCGGCGAGCTTCACGGTGGAGGACGGCCAGTTCCTCTGTCTCCTCGGGCCGTCCGGTTGCGGCAAGACCACCACGCTGCGCATGATCGCTGGATTGGAGCTGCCGACGGCGGGCTCGATCCGGCTCGACGGCGAGGATGTGACGATGAACCGCGCCTCGGCGCGCGACATTGCCTTCGTGTTTCAATTGTTTGCGCTCTATCCGCACATGAATGTGCGGCGAAACATCGGCTTTCCCCTGAAGTGCGAAGGCATCGGTACCGCGGAAACCGATCGGCGGGTGGTTGAGGCCGCGCGCATCCTGCGCATCTCGCATTTGCTCGATCGGCCGGTGTCGGGCCTTGCCGGCGGCGACCGGCAGCGCGTCGCGCTCGGGCGGGCGATCGTGCGCAAGCCGAAATGTTTTTTGATGGACGAGCCGCTCGGCGCGCTCGACACCGAAATGCGCGAGGCGATGATCCGCGAATTGCGGGCGCTGCACGATCGGCTCGGCGCCACGACGGTCTATGTCACGCATGACCAGCTCGAGGCCATGGCGATGGCCGATACGATCGCGGTGATGAACAATGGCGTCGTCGAACAGGTCGCGAGCCCGCGCGATATCTATGATCGGCCGGCTTCGCTGTTCGTCGCCGACTTTATCGGCTCGCCGCCGATGAACTTCCTGCCGTTCCGCGACAGCGTGGCAACCGGCAAACAGGCGATCCGGCTCGGCGAAGGCGAGGTCTCTATTCCCACCGCACGCGAGACGCTGGCGGAGAGCGATCTCGTCCTCGGCGTCAGGCCCGAACACATTCGCTTCACCGACCGCGGGATGGTGCGGGGCGAGGTTTATGGCGCGGAGTATCTCGGCACCACGCAGATCGTAACCGTGACCACCCGCTACGGCGCGCTCAAGGCGCGGTCGCCCGCGAGCATCCGCTTCCGGACCGGAGAGAGCGTTGGGCTCGACTTTCGACCCGATACGCTGTCGATTTTCGATAAGGCATCCGGCCGGGCGATCCGCACCGCGTTGCATGGGGGAGGCCTGCATGGCTGA
- a CDS encoding ABC transporter ATP-binding protein has protein sequence MAEVEIRAVSKAFKGAPAISDLSLKVGDGEFVALLGPTGAGKTTTLRLVAGLEMPDSGSIRIDGRDVTADAPADRDVAFVFQQYSLYPHLTVFENMAFALRAPIRRVAEAEIRAKVEEVARLLHIETKLQNKATQLSGGQMQRVAIGRALVRSPSIYLMDEPLSSLDAKLRGEMRLELKRIQTDLGATILYVTHDQTEAMTMASRIGVIEGGRLLQIGTPREIYENPVNAHVAARLGQPAINLLPADIFAGAPSGARTVGARTEHLTIAHGSGEVSATVTRIEHLGDQSHLHLDLGGQAVVTLSDPEAKLGAGDVVSLRLNNPLFFDADGRRIAA, from the coding sequence ATGGCTGAAGTCGAGATCAGGGCGGTTTCGAAGGCATTCAAGGGTGCACCGGCGATCAGTGATCTGTCGCTGAAGGTCGGCGACGGCGAATTCGTTGCGCTACTGGGTCCGACCGGTGCGGGCAAGACCACGACACTGCGTCTGGTCGCCGGCCTTGAGATGCCCGACAGCGGATCGATCCGGATCGACGGGCGCGACGTGACGGCCGATGCGCCGGCCGACCGCGACGTCGCCTTCGTCTTCCAGCAATATTCGCTGTATCCGCATCTTACCGTATTCGAGAATATGGCCTTCGCATTGCGTGCGCCGATTCGCCGGGTGGCGGAGGCCGAAATCCGCGCGAAGGTCGAGGAGGTTGCGCGTCTGCTCCACATCGAAACCAAGCTCCAGAACAAGGCGACGCAGCTGTCGGGCGGCCAGATGCAGCGCGTCGCGATCGGCCGGGCCCTGGTTCGCTCGCCCTCGATCTATCTGATGGACGAGCCGCTCTCGTCGCTCGACGCCAAACTGCGCGGCGAAATGCGTCTCGAACTCAAGCGCATCCAGACCGACCTCGGCGCGACGATCCTCTACGTCACCCACGATCAGACCGAAGCGATGACCATGGCGTCGCGCATCGGCGTGATCGAGGGCGGGCGGTTGCTGCAGATCGGGACGCCGCGCGAGATCTACGAGAACCCGGTCAATGCCCATGTTGCCGCACGGCTTGGCCAGCCGGCGATTAACCTCTTGCCGGCGGATATTTTCGCGGGCGCGCCGAGCGGCGCCAGGACCGTCGGCGCGCGGACCGAGCATCTGACGATCGCGCATGGCAGCGGGGAAGTATCGGCTACGGTGACGCGAATTGAGCATCTCGGCGACCAGAGCCATCTCCACCTCGACCTTGGTGGCCAAGCCGTGGTGACGCTGTCGGACCCGGAGGCGAAGCTCGGCGCCGGCGATGTCGTGTCGCTCCGTCTCAACAACCCGCTGTTCTTCGACGCGGACGGCAGGAGGATCGCTGCATGA
- the dhaL gene encoding dihydroxyacetone kinase subunit DhaL, which produces MNLDRAAKEKLVRALAVAVIEHADELTSLDQAIGDGDHGLNMKRGFEAVLATLPALADKSTPEMLKAIGMTLVMKVGGASGPLVGTFFMELGKALPEEPARADLVAATGRAIDAVKARGRSEAGQKTLLDVLVPVQAVLAAGGDAAAIAAEATEAAERTTPMLATRGRASFLGERSIGHMDPGSRSASLLIGAAVVTLEFEAGL; this is translated from the coding sequence ATGAATCTGGATCGGGCGGCGAAGGAGAAGCTGGTTCGGGCGCTGGCAGTGGCGGTGATCGAGCATGCCGACGAATTGACCAGCCTCGACCAGGCGATTGGCGATGGCGACCACGGGCTGAACATGAAGCGTGGTTTCGAGGCCGTGCTCGCCACCTTGCCAGCGCTTGCGGATAAATCAACGCCCGAGATGCTGAAGGCGATCGGCATGACGCTGGTGATGAAGGTCGGTGGCGCTTCCGGGCCGCTGGTCGGCACCTTCTTCATGGAACTCGGCAAGGCGCTTCCGGAGGAGCCTGCGCGCGCCGATCTCGTTGCCGCGACGGGCAGGGCGATCGATGCCGTCAAGGCACGCGGGCGCTCGGAAGCAGGGCAGAAGACCCTGCTTGATGTCCTGGTGCCGGTGCAGGCGGTACTTGCGGCCGGCGGGGACGCCGCGGCGATCGCCGCGGAAGCGACCGAGGCCGCGGAGCGTACGACGCCGATGCTCGCAACGCGCGGTCGGGCGTCGTTTCTCGGCGAACGTTCCATCGGTCATATGGATCCCGGCTCACGCTCGGCGTCCCTCCTGATCGGCGCAGCAGTCGTAACACTGGAATTCGAGGCAGGTTTATGA
- the dhaM gene encoding dihydroxyacetone kinase phosphoryl donor subunit DhaM — protein MSSSGNVGIVIVSHSAKIAEGAADMVRQMVGNAVPLAWTGGDPEGGLGTNVAGILEAIELAWSPAGVAILVDLGGAETNSEMAVEMLPEDRRARVVVCNAPVVEGAVIAATESSGGSSLTAVQRSAEEFYA, from the coding sequence ATGAGTAGTTCGGGCAACGTCGGAATCGTCATCGTTTCGCATTCCGCCAAAATCGCGGAAGGTGCGGCCGATATGGTGCGTCAGATGGTCGGCAATGCGGTGCCGCTCGCCTGGACAGGTGGCGACCCCGAGGGTGGGCTCGGTACCAATGTTGCCGGCATCCTCGAGGCGATCGAACTCGCTTGGTCGCCTGCCGGGGTGGCAATCCTGGTCGATCTCGGCGGGGCAGAGACGAATTCGGAGATGGCGGTGGAGATGTTACCGGAAGACCGGCGCGCCCGCGTCGTGGTTTGCAATGCTCCAGTGGTCGAAGGGGCCGTGATCGCCGCGACCGAGTCCTCCGGCGGCTCGTCGCTAACCGCGGTCCAGCGCAGTGCGGAGGAATTCTATGCATGA
- a CDS encoding HPr family phosphocarrier protein produces the protein MHDVNASRASKASVPLMASAVLVNAVGLHARPSVKLTQCAKRFAAKIELALAPDGPWTDAKSPVKVMRVKAPQGAALHFRVTGHDGEAALAAVLALVHDGFGEA, from the coding sequence ATGCATGATGTCAACGCCAGCCGCGCGTCCAAGGCGTCGGTGCCGCTGATGGCCTCGGCGGTTCTCGTCAATGCCGTGGGTCTTCATGCGCGGCCGTCGGTCAAGCTGACGCAATGCGCGAAACGCTTTGCTGCGAAGATCGAACTTGCGCTCGCGCCGGACGGTCCCTGGACCGATGCCAAGAGCCCTGTGAAAGTGATGCGCGTGAAGGCTCCGCAGGGCGCGGCGCTGCATTTCCGCGTCACCGGCCACGACGGTGAGGCGGCGCTCGCCGCCGTGCTGGCGCTGGTGCATGACGGCTTTGGCGAGGCTTGA
- the ptsP gene encoding phosphoenolpyruvate--protein phosphotransferase: MTEIHRTGRAASPGLAIGPVTVLTAVVEESRRAPGDPAQEAAALKAAIEGATAELAELIGAEQAEAAEILEFQVAMLEDDALAEGAFDAIAAGTPADHAWRSVLNAEIAGYRAAEDEYFRARVADLVDIRDRVLVCLNGADRSAAIGGGSIVASDDISPSAFLATDWRCGGAIVLAAGSSSSHVAMLARARGTPMVVGLGPLAWEERPPALALVDGDAGTVIFDPEPETRRLFEHRMKAADAARAVADAARAEPAITAGGRRITVLLNIAAPEDLADLDPAICDGIGLVRTEFLFAASHGLPDEETQYLVYRRILDWAEGRPVTIRTLDAGGDKPIPGLTIDGESNPFLGLRGIRLSLARPEVFRLQLRALSRAAVHGTLKVMLPMVAVPAELDRARAMLDDEIEALRAEGIACARPPLGIMVEVPAAALCAEDFDAGFYSIGSNDLTQYTMAAARDIGAVADLNDTGNPAVLALIARTVEAACARGVEVSLCGDAAADTRLTKALLATGLTTLSVSPVAVARLKATIATVTHDQR; the protein is encoded by the coding sequence GTGACCGAGATCCATCGCACCGGTCGTGCCGCTTCGCCGGGCCTCGCCATCGGACCGGTCACCGTTCTGACGGCCGTCGTGGAGGAAAGCCGCCGGGCACCGGGCGATCCCGCTCAGGAAGCTGCCGCGCTGAAGGCGGCGATCGAAGGTGCGACCGCAGAGCTCGCCGAATTGATAGGGGCGGAGCAGGCCGAGGCGGCGGAGATTCTGGAGTTCCAGGTCGCGATGCTGGAGGATGATGCGCTGGCGGAGGGCGCATTCGACGCCATCGCGGCGGGCACGCCTGCCGACCATGCCTGGCGTTCGGTGCTCAATGCGGAGATCGCCGGATACCGCGCGGCGGAAGACGAGTATTTTCGTGCCCGCGTCGCCGATCTCGTTGATATCCGCGACCGCGTGCTGGTGTGTCTGAACGGTGCGGACAGGTCTGCGGCGATCGGGGGCGGCTCAATCGTTGCGAGCGACGACATCTCGCCCTCCGCCTTCCTCGCAACCGATTGGCGATGCGGTGGCGCGATCGTGCTGGCCGCGGGCTCTTCTTCCTCCCATGTTGCCATGCTGGCACGGGCGCGCGGGACCCCGATGGTGGTCGGACTTGGCCCCCTGGCCTGGGAAGAACGACCACCTGCCCTGGCGCTGGTTGATGGTGACGCCGGCACCGTCATCTTCGATCCCGAGCCGGAAACGCGGCGCCTGTTCGAGCACCGCATGAAGGCTGCGGATGCTGCACGGGCCGTCGCAGACGCCGCGCGGGCCGAACCTGCCATCACGGCAGGTGGCCGGCGTATCACGGTGCTTCTCAACATTGCCGCGCCTGAGGATCTTGCCGACCTCGATCCCGCGATCTGCGACGGCATTGGTCTGGTGCGCACGGAATTCCTGTTCGCGGCCTCTCACGGCCTGCCGGACGAGGAAACCCAATATCTGGTCTATCGGCGCATTCTCGATTGGGCGGAAGGACGGCCCGTTACCATCCGCACGCTCGATGCCGGCGGCGACAAGCCGATCCCGGGGTTGACGATCGACGGCGAGAGCAATCCGTTCCTCGGTCTTCGCGGCATCCGGCTGTCGCTTGCGCGGCCGGAAGTGTTCCGCCTGCAGCTCAGGGCGCTGTCGCGTGCGGCGGTCCATGGCACGTTGAAGGTGATGCTGCCGATGGTCGCCGTTCCCGCCGAACTCGACCGCGCGCGCGCGATGCTTGACGACGAGATCGAGGCACTAAGGGCAGAAGGGATCGCCTGCGCCCGCCCTCCGCTTGGTATCATGGTCGAGGTACCCGCGGCCGCGCTCTGTGCCGAGGATTTCGACGCCGGGTTCTATTCGATCGGCTCGAACGACCTGACACAATACACGATGGCGGCGGCTCGCGACATTGGCGCCGTCGCCGACCTCAACGATACCGGCAATCCGGCGGTGCTGGCGCTGATCGCCCGGACCGTCGAGGCTGCATGCGCGCGCGGGGTCGAGGTCTCGCTCTGTGGCGACGCCGCCGCCGATACCCGGCTGACCAAGGCACTGCTCGCGACCGGGCTCACGACGCTCTCGGTATCGCCAGTTGCCGTCGCCCGGCTCAAGGCCACGATTGCCACGGTGACCCATGACCAACGGTGA
- the dhaK gene encoding dihydroxyacetone kinase subunit DhaK — translation MKKLINSTETLLEESLDGFAAAHADILLLGAERKFVRRRALKPGKVALISGGGSGHEPLHAGFVGHGMLDAACPGQVFTSPTPDQMVEAAEAVDTGAGVLFIVKNYEGDLMNFTMAAEMAGREFASVVTDDDVAVENSTYTTGRRGVAGTLIVEKMVGAAAETGMPLAALKVLGDSVNRRTRSMGVALTPCTVPAAGRPNFTLADNEMEMGVGIHGEPGRRRVPLVSADAIADELLGAILKDLAPKQGSEVLLIVNGFGATPLIELYLMVNSARRILDGAGIKATRFLTGSYVTSLDMAGASVTVSVLDAQALAMWDAPVHTAALRWGA, via the coding sequence ATGAAAAAGCTGATCAACAGCACCGAGACGTTGCTCGAGGAAAGCCTGGACGGGTTTGCCGCTGCCCACGCCGATATCCTGCTGCTGGGTGCCGAGCGCAAATTCGTGCGCCGCCGCGCGTTGAAGCCCGGCAAAGTCGCGCTGATTTCAGGCGGCGGTTCGGGCCATGAACCGCTGCACGCGGGCTTTGTCGGCCACGGCATGCTTGATGCCGCTTGCCCCGGCCAGGTCTTCACCTCGCCGACGCCGGACCAGATGGTCGAGGCGGCGGAAGCCGTCGATACCGGCGCCGGCGTCCTCTTCATCGTCAAGAACTACGAAGGCGACCTGATGAATTTCACCATGGCTGCCGAGATGGCCGGGCGGGAGTTTGCGAGCGTGGTGACGGACGACGACGTGGCGGTCGAGAACTCGACCTACACGACCGGCCGTCGCGGTGTCGCCGGTACGCTGATCGTGGAAAAGATGGTCGGCGCCGCGGCCGAGACCGGGATGCCGCTTGCCGCACTCAAGGTGCTCGGCGACTCCGTCAATCGGAGGACGCGGTCAATGGGCGTGGCGCTGACGCCGTGCACGGTGCCGGCAGCCGGGCGGCCCAATTTCACCTTGGCGGACAATGAGATGGAAATGGGTGTCGGGATCCATGGCGAGCCCGGCCGGCGCCGCGTGCCGCTGGTTTCCGCCGATGCGATCGCCGATGAACTGCTGGGTGCGATCCTCAAGGACCTTGCGCCGAAGCAGGGCAGCGAAGTGCTGCTTATCGTCAACGGCTTCGGTGCAACGCCGCTGATCGAGCTTTATTTGATGGTCAACAGCGCGAGGCGAATTCTTGACGGCGCGGGGATCAAGGCGACGCGTTTCCTGACCGGATCATACGTCACATCTCTCGACATGGCCGGTGCTTCGGTTACGGTATCGGTGCTCGATGCCCAAGCGCTTGCTATGTGGGATGCGCCCGTACACACGGCGGCGCTGCGCTGGGGAGCCTGA
- a CDS encoding TetR/AcrR family transcriptional regulator yields the protein MGCARTHGGAALGSLITYRCLVFRYCRRPVGLHSAYSRLDILRRTVILDRMPRPSVKEEIVEAALKVLHQRGFNATGVQDITDAAGVPKGSFYNHFESKEALGLVALERYWEGALRSLEVLKNTDMMPVARLKSYFRRLNELARKLKYRPGCMIGNLSIEMTDQSPAMRERLAAILAKWSGAIEACVKEAQADGSVRRDLDAKAIGAFLLNSWEGAVLRSKVDRSNAPFDIFEKIVFSSLAS from the coding sequence GTGGGATGCGCCCGTACACACGGCGGCGCTGCGCTGGGGAGCCTGATCACATATCGCTGCCTGGTTTTTCGTTACTGCCGAAGACCTGTCGGTCTCCACTCTGCCTATTCCCGTCTTGACATTCTAAGACGAACGGTCATATTGGATCGTATGCCGCGCCCAAGTGTCAAGGAAGAGATTGTCGAAGCCGCGCTGAAGGTCCTGCATCAGCGGGGATTCAACGCGACCGGCGTGCAGGACATTACCGACGCCGCAGGCGTTCCCAAGGGCTCTTTCTACAATCATTTCGAGAGCAAGGAGGCCTTGGGACTGGTCGCGCTGGAGCGTTACTGGGAAGGGGCGCTCCGGTCCCTCGAAGTATTGAAGAATACGGACATGATGCCAGTCGCCCGGCTGAAGTCCTATTTTCGCAGGTTGAACGAACTGGCCCGAAAACTCAAATACCGGCCGGGCTGTATGATCGGCAATCTGTCGATCGAGATGACCGATCAAAGTCCCGCGATGCGGGAGCGCCTGGCTGCCATTCTTGCAAAATGGAGCGGTGCGATCGAAGCTTGCGTCAAGGAGGCGCAAGCGGATGGCTCCGTTCGTCGCGATCTGGATGCGAAGGCGATCGGGGCATTCTTGCTGAATTCCTGGGAGGGAGCTGTCCTGCGCTCAAAGGTCGATCGCAGCAACGCGCCCTTCGACATTTTCGAAAAGATCGTATTCAGCAGTCTCGCTTCGTGA
- a CDS encoding alkene reductase — protein MTLSLHSPLKIGNHALAHRVVMAPLTRMRASEPGAAPHALNAQYYAQRASRGGLIIAEATQISWQGKGYPRTPGIHTEEQVSGWKTVVNAIHQKGGIVFLQLWHVGRISHSSHHPDGSLPVSASAVRPAGETFAAGFKRMPYETPRALLTGEIPSIIEQYDRAAALALEAGFNGVELHAANGYLIDQFLQDGTNHRTDQYGGSIENRARLLLDVTDRLIARLGPARVGVRMSPFGSVNDMRDSDPLSINRFAIEALSDRGIAYLHLIEPRVNAGLREDPNIDAPPSVASLFRPSFAGPLIVSGGFTKATAEAGIRAGTADAIAFGRAFIANPDLPYRMAVDAPLNPYDRPTFYGGAEKGYTDYPALQVEQGAA, from the coding sequence ATGACGTTATCGCTTCACTCGCCGCTCAAGATCGGTAACCACGCGCTGGCACATCGCGTGGTGATGGCGCCCCTCACACGGATGCGCGCGAGCGAGCCCGGCGCCGCGCCACATGCACTGAACGCGCAATACTACGCCCAGCGTGCCAGCCGCGGCGGCCTCATCATTGCGGAAGCCACGCAAATTTCGTGGCAAGGGAAGGGTTATCCGCGAACGCCGGGAATCCACACCGAAGAACAGGTGTCCGGATGGAAGACGGTCGTGAATGCAATTCATCAAAAGGGCGGGATCGTATTTCTGCAGCTTTGGCACGTCGGAAGAATCTCTCATTCGAGCCATCATCCGGACGGTTCGCTTCCGGTATCCGCATCTGCGGTACGCCCGGCGGGAGAGACCTTCGCTGCCGGGTTCAAGCGGATGCCCTATGAGACGCCCCGTGCGCTTCTCACCGGCGAAATTCCCTCGATCATCGAGCAATATGATAGGGCGGCTGCCTTGGCTCTGGAGGCCGGCTTCAACGGCGTCGAACTGCATGCCGCTAACGGCTATCTCATCGATCAATTCCTTCAGGATGGAACCAATCATCGAACCGATCAGTACGGCGGCAGCATCGAAAATCGGGCACGACTGCTGCTGGACGTGACGGACCGATTGATCGCGCGGCTCGGACCAGCGCGTGTCGGCGTCAGGATGTCGCCGTTCGGCAGCGTAAACGACATGAGAGACTCCGATCCATTGTCGATCAATCGATTTGCGATTGAAGCCCTGTCAGACCGCGGGATTGCGTATCTCCATCTGATCGAACCGCGGGTCAATGCCGGGCTGCGGGAGGATCCGAATATCGATGCTCCGCCGTCCGTCGCATCCTTGTTCAGGCCGTCCTTTGCGGGACCGTTGATTGTGTCTGGAGGTTTTACAAAGGCCACGGCGGAAGCCGGAATCCGCGCCGGAACCGCCGATGCAATTGCGTTCGGCCGCGCCTTCATCGCCAATCCCGATTTGCCCTACCGCATGGCGGTGGATGCCCCGCTCAATCCCTACGATCGTCCGACGTTCTACGGCGGCGCGGAAAAAGGATACACCGATTATCCGGCGTTGCAGGTCGAACAGGGCGCGGCCTGA
- a CDS encoding YciI family protein, which produces MKFANVIAYVADEQKIQQVRPLHRDYAQKLRNEGKIVVAGPFLDGTGALIVYEADTLQEAEALAANDPFFTKGVWSNHEIHPWEILGANLELLR; this is translated from the coding sequence ATGAAATTCGCGAACGTCATAGCGTATGTGGCAGACGAGCAGAAAATCCAGCAGGTCCGGCCGCTTCATCGCGACTACGCCCAGAAGCTGAGAAACGAAGGCAAGATCGTCGTGGCCGGACCGTTCCTGGACGGTACCGGCGCGCTGATCGTCTACGAAGCCGACACGTTGCAGGAGGCCGAGGCGTTGGCCGCCAACGATCCCTTCTTCACGAAGGGCGTTTGGTCCAACCACGAAATTCACCCCTGGGAGATCCTCGGTGCAAATCTTGAACTCCTGCGCTGA
- a CDS encoding nuclear transport factor 2 family protein produces MLQRMRKDGLLSLLLATVLGVLVYSSQAQSSEAETLGALLNRYFALASERDISKLEPLWAHDSGVVLVFPSDKQAAVGWEAVKKSYQARFNSVSEWKLSAKEPPHIQLHPGNAITTTPVLIQATAKSGAAISYTLLFTQVFERRDDRWLLVASHGSKVPD; encoded by the coding sequence ATGCTTCAGCGAATGAGAAAAGATGGCCTGCTTTCACTCCTGCTCGCCACTGTCCTCGGCGTGCTCGTTTATTCATCGCAGGCGCAGTCATCGGAAGCAGAAACACTGGGTGCGCTGTTGAACCGCTACTTCGCGCTGGCCTCGGAACGAGACATCTCAAAGCTCGAACCGTTATGGGCTCACGATTCGGGGGTCGTCCTGGTCTTCCCGTCCGACAAGCAGGCTGCGGTCGGCTGGGAAGCCGTCAAGAAGAGCTATCAGGCACGGTTTAACAGCGTCTCGGAATGGAAGTTGTCGGCGAAGGAGCCTCCACACATCCAGCTACACCCGGGTAACGCAATCACCACGACGCCGGTGCTGATCCAGGCTACCGCAAAGAGCGGCGCGGCAATCTCCTATACCCTTCTGTTCACCCAGGTGTTCGAGCGACGCGATGACCGATGGCTGCTGGTGGCGAGCCATGGTTCGAAAGTCCCGGATTGA
- a CDS encoding SDR family oxidoreductase: MAFAARGAKVVVAGRREDEGFKTVDLIRSGGGEAHFVKADVSQPDQVAALLAEVVGRYGGLDMAFNNAGIEGTPFIPLENYAEETWDQVIGINLKGLFLSMKHELPHLVKNRGAMVNMASVAGLTGGRLGAAYYASKHGVVGITRSAAIEYADKGVRINAVAPGVISTDMATRAFFQDPAVTARIKSLHPMGRLGMPGEVANAVLWLCSGDSSFTTGHVLSVDGGFVVP; encoded by the coding sequence GTGGCGTTCGCGGCCCGCGGCGCCAAAGTGGTCGTCGCCGGCCGCCGCGAAGACGAGGGCTTCAAGACAGTTGATCTGATCCGCAGCGGCGGCGGCGAAGCCCACTTCGTCAAGGCCGACGTCTCGCAACCCGATCAGGTCGCGGCGCTGCTGGCCGAGGTCGTCGGACGCTATGGCGGCCTGGACATGGCATTCAACAACGCGGGAATCGAGGGCACGCCTTTCATTCCGCTTGAGAACTACGCCGAGGAAACCTGGGACCAGGTTATTGGAATCAATCTCAAGGGATTGTTCCTGTCCATGAAGCACGAGCTTCCGCACCTGGTGAAGAACAGGGGTGCGATGGTCAACATGGCGTCAGTCGCCGGCCTGACCGGCGGACGCCTGGGCGCGGCGTACTACGCCAGCAAACATGGCGTCGTTGGTATCACCAGATCCGCCGCGATCGAGTATGCGGACAAGGGTGTCCGCATCAACGCGGTGGCGCCGGGCGTGATCTCGACCGATATGGCAACGCGCGCTTTTTTTCAGGATCCGGCGGTCACGGCGCGCATCAAGTCGTTGCACCCGATGGGCCGGCTCGGAATGCCCGGCGAAGTGGCGAATGCCGTCCTCTGGTTATGTTCCGGCGATTCCTCTTTCACGACCGGGCATGTCCTGTCGGTAGATGGTGGCTTCGTGGTCCCCTAG